One stretch of Legionellales bacterium DNA includes these proteins:
- a CDS encoding AI-2E family transporter, translating to MTHHSSNSSLQNIASVLFTLLIITSALFILQRFILPLAWASVIAVVTWPVYRWWWQCCRQRDTLAALSLTTVVTLIIVIPISWLLTVIVQETQMLANFLMTANKTGLPTPDWLIHVPGISHYLVHAWEKYLAKPQGVSQLISVSHAIMMPASHVLKIIGVEVFHRGVTLGFTILSLFFFYQDGIFLAKGVKNLGAYLLGKRWDLYEHKFPQALKAILSGSVLVGFSVGLFMGVIYAILNLPAPALLGLITAVLSMIPYLVIIAYLIASLILLIQGKLMAMIGLLVIGLLVSFIADHFVRPLLIRSAIRLPFLVVLFGILGGVETMGLIGLFIGPTIMTLVMMVCLEPQDHL from the coding sequence ATGACACACCATTCATCGAATTCATCGTTGCAGAATATTGCTAGCGTATTATTTACGTTATTGATCATCACCTCAGCGCTGTTTATTTTACAACGTTTTATTTTACCGCTAGCCTGGGCCAGCGTCATTGCGGTAGTAACGTGGCCGGTTTATCGCTGGTGGTGGCAGTGCTGTCGTCAACGCGACACACTCGCGGCATTGAGCTTAACCACCGTCGTCACTTTAATTATAGTCATACCGATTTCATGGTTGCTCACGGTAATTGTGCAAGAAACACAAATGTTAGCCAATTTTTTAATGACGGCGAATAAAACAGGATTACCCACGCCAGATTGGTTAATTCACGTGCCTGGCATTTCACATTATTTAGTTCATGCCTGGGAAAAATATCTGGCAAAGCCGCAAGGTGTGAGTCAACTCATCAGTGTCTCTCATGCCATCATGATGCCTGCAAGCCATGTGTTAAAAATAATTGGTGTTGAAGTTTTTCATCGCGGCGTCACACTAGGCTTCACGATTTTATCATTGTTTTTTTTCTATCAAGATGGAATTTTTCTGGCAAAAGGCGTGAAAAACTTAGGCGCTTATTTACTCGGAAAACGTTGGGATCTCTATGAACATAAATTTCCTCAAGCATTAAAAGCCATTTTAAGCGGTTCGGTGTTAGTGGGATTTTCAGTTGGATTATTCATGGGTGTGATTTACGCCATTTTAAATTTACCGGCACCTGCATTATTAGGCCTCATTACCGCCGTGTTATCCATGATCCCCTATTTAGTCATTATCGCCTATTTAATTGCAAGTCTCATCTTACTGATCCAGGGAAAATTAATGGCGATGATAGGATTATTAGTGATTGGTCTGCTGGTTTCTTTTATTGCCGATCATTTTGTTCGCCCATTATTAATTCGTTCTGCTATTCGCTTACCATTTTTGGTGGTTTTATTTGGAATTTTAGGCGGCGTGGAAACCATGGGATTAATTGGTTTATTTATCGGCCCCACCATCATGACTTTAGTGATGATGGTGTGTTTAGAACCTCAAGATCATCTTTAA
- a CDS encoding cyclic nucleotide-binding domain-containing protein: MSNKDEIFAFLQNNRVFNGIRETDLLKFVALSDERRFRAGEYISHEGDLAEHLFIVMDGTVEILKQNNGDGKNHVLAKLQSGDTIGELSLIEDSPHAARSASIRAATDASVLAFSNEDLHSPNKIDIHLYNALVVNLAQLVCRRLRFSNEQKTGSSGF, encoded by the coding sequence ATGAGTAATAAGGATGAAATTTTTGCCTTCTTACAAAATAATCGTGTCTTTAACGGAATTCGCGAAACCGATTTATTAAAATTCGTCGCCTTAAGTGATGAAAGACGCTTCCGCGCCGGCGAATACATTTCTCATGAAGGTGATTTAGCCGAACATTTATTTATCGTAATGGATGGCACAGTAGAAATTCTTAAGCAGAACAATGGCGATGGTAAAAATCATGTCTTGGCAAAATTGCAATCGGGCGACACCATCGGTGAACTTTCCTTAATTGAAGATAGCCCCCATGCTGCGCGCTCGGCCTCCATCCGTGCTGCAACCGATGCCAGTGTGCTAGCCTTCTCCAATGAAGATCTGCATTCACCCAACAAAATCGATATTCATTTATATAATGCGCTGGTGGTGAATCTTGCTCAATTAGTGTGTCGACGTTTGCGTTTTAGCAACGAGCAAAAAACCGGTTCTAGCGGTTTTTAA